The sequence CAGTAAGATACCTGATAGAAAAACAGAAAGAAGATATTAATTCAACAGATCACTATGGAAGAACTGCTCTAATGTGGGCTGCTGGAAGTGGCTATTTAGAGGTAGTACAGTACCTGATAGAAACAGCAAAAGCAAATGTTAATGTGAAAGATGGCTATGAAAACACTGCTCTGAATTATGCTACTAGAAACGGGCATTTAGATGTAAAAGAATATCTGAAAGGTTACATACAAAAAGAACTGCGGAAGAAATACGTCTGCATTGGCGTGAGTGGTGCAATAGGTTATGTTGCAGGTATGACAATATCATGTTCTGCGGGAGCAGCGATTGCAGTTTGTGCAGCATCAGCTACCATTAGTCTAGCGTTAGGTGCAATTTTTGGTTATACAGTTGTAGAAGTAAAAAAAGAGAAAGCAAACACAGGTATAGCTTCTGCGCTTAAAGATATTTTCACTATTCAAGCTCTAGGTAGAATAGCCTTATAGAGAGTGAAAGTAGGTTTATTGCTTAAGGTTGCATGATTGCCTTAATAACAATAAAAAAATAATAGAAGCAAAAGATATGGCTTGAAAGTTTTCTAAGGTCTTCACTAAAAATGTCTCAACTTGACACTGAAATACAATTTGATTTAACTAATCATATATGTAGGTAATGTCAAACACTAGAATGAGGAAATATGGATAAAAAAGTTAGAATAGAATCAGATAGCTTAGGAGAAGTAAAAGTACCAAGTGAACATTACTGGGGAGCGCAGACTCAGCGTTCTTTGGAAAATTTCAAAATTGGTACAGAGAAAATGCCAGAGCCCCTGATTAAAGCGCTAGCAATAGTAAAACTTGCAGCAGCACGTGTTAACATGAAACAGGGTAGCATAGATAATAGAGTAGGGGATGCAATCTGCTCAGCTGCAAAGGAAATAATAGACGGTAAATTTAATAATCAATTTCCACTTGTTGTTTGGCAAACCGGGTCTGGGACGCAGACCAATATGAATGTGAATGAAGTGATCAGCAATCGTGCAATAGAAATTTTGGGCGGTGATTTAGGTAGTAAATCTCCAGTGCATCCAAATGATCATGTAAACTGTGGTCAGTCATCAAATGACACTTTTCCAACAGCAATGCATATAGCAGTAGCAGAACAAATAGACCGCTTGCTTATTCCCAATCTTGAAGAATTATATAAAGCGCTAAATAATAAGGTTCATGAATTTAAAGATATAATAAAAGTAGGGCGTACTCATCTGCAAGATGCAACTCCTCTAACACTTGGGCAGGAATTTTCTGGCTATGCAGTTCAGATTAAAAAGGGAATAGAGAGAGTAAAGTCAACTCTAAGCAATGTATATGAACTTGCACAAGGTGGCACTGCAGTTGGCACGGGAATCAATACTAAAAAGGGTTTTGCTGAGGATTTTGCTAAAGAAGTGGCAAAAATCACTAATTTTCCATTTATTTCAGCAAAAAATAAGTTTGAAGCACTAGCAGCAAATGATGCTTTAGTTGAGCTCAGTGGAGCACTCAATACAGTAGCAGTAAGCTTGATGAAAATTGCAAATGATATAAGGTTACTTGGTTCTGGTCCAAGATGTGGAATTGGAGAAATAATGTTACCAGAAAATGAGCCTGGCTCTTCAATCATGCCGGGTAAGGTGAATCCAACTCAATGCGAAGCAGTGACTATGGTATGTGCTCAGGTTATGGGAAATCATGTTGCCGTGACAATTGGTGGCTCAAATGGTCACTTTGAATTGAACGTGTTTAAGCCGGTGATAATTTACAATGTTTTGCAGTCTATAAGACTTTTAGCTGATGCAAGTTTAAATTTTGCAGAGAAATGCGTAGTTGATATTAAAGCAAACGAAGAAAGAATAAAGGATTTACTAAATCAGTCGTTAATGCTAGTTACTATATTAAATACGCATATAGGATATGACAATGCAGCAAAAATAGCGAAGCTTGCTTATAAAGAAAATATCACTCTAAAAGAAGCAGCAGCAAAACTTCAACTGCTCACTGAGGAGGAGTTTGAAAGGATAGTGAAACCAGAGGAGATGGTAGGTTAAACTACCACCTTTTTTTGTCCCTAGTTAATTGTGGTAATATGTATGGAACTTTGCTGGTTGCTCTACATATACCTCTTCTAAATCACTTAGAGCGTGGTCATTGTGATTAAAGCCATATCTCTTAACCATCTCATCTAGCGTAACAGAGCTTAGAGAGAAACTGAACTCTGGCAATGGATTCACATTTGAGGATTGCAGACTAGTTAATGGCTCTCCGCCATTTATTTGAGAGTCTAGGAAAGTTAGCTCATCTTCCAGGCTAGTATGTTCTTCTGGCACTGAACTATCATTAACTGTTGAATCTTCCTTTACTATATTGCTGAATTGATTATGGAATTCAGCAAAACCAGGAAATGGAATTACTGATATGCACTGGCGCTTTGCTGGTGGCTCCACTGTAGATATTTTGTCTATTCCATTATCAAACTCACATTCAGCAACTATTTGTTCTAATGTAGCAAAACTTGGAAGAAAATTTTCTAAACTTAGCTCTGAAAATTCATTCAGATCATCTCTCTTTCTTTTGTGTACTAACGGTTCATTTTCATAAGAAAAGTCTGGTCTACTATCAAATGTATGTTCAACAACTGTTTCCTCGAATGCAGGAGTTATAGGAGATAAATTTAACTCTGGCAAATCATCCACAATTGAGGATTGCAGACTAGTTACTCCATTTATCAAATAGTTATAATAAGACTCTGGGGATAATTGCTCACCTTCTAGGCTATCTGATATATTCTCGTTCGACGTAAAACTACTACTAGTTGTCGAATTTTCTAGTACTATATTGCGGAATTGATTATGGAATTCAGCAAAACCCTCAAATGGAGGTACTATTTGGCTACATAATTGATCCTCTTTGTCAGAAGAAAGTTCTAGTCTAGTATCAAATGTATGTTCAACAACTGTTTCCTCGAATGCAGGAGTTATAGGAGAGAAATCTGCTGCTGGCAAATCATCATTGCTTAAGTAAAAATTCTTTAAGACAAGCTTAGCTTTGCCTGTTGTTTTTTTCTTCAAATGTACTCTATAATCTTCTTTTTGCTGAGGATTCAGTTGATTAAATAGAGTTTTAAATAAAGTATATCTGGGAATAATACAATCGAGTGTATTGAAAGCAAACTTTTGAGGTAACTGATTAAAGATAGAAAGTGCTTCTTTCTTATCTAGAGCATTTAGTATGCCGGACATAGCTGAAGAGCCTTGAGGCTTTGCTTTAACATGCTTTATATATTGATTTTTATGGTTAGTGCTAAGGTTATTAAATGCTTTTCTAAATTTATTTGTTTGGTCAGAGTTAATTAACTTGTTTAAATTTTTCACCACTTCGTCGCTTATACTACCATGCATTTCTTTAC is a genomic window of Wolbachia endosymbiont (group B) of Germaria angustata containing:
- the fumC gene encoding class II fumarate hydratase: MDKKVRIESDSLGEVKVPSEHYWGAQTQRSLENFKIGTEKMPEPLIKALAIVKLAAARVNMKQGSIDNRVGDAICSAAKEIIDGKFNNQFPLVVWQTGSGTQTNMNVNEVISNRAIEILGGDLGSKSPVHPNDHVNCGQSSNDTFPTAMHIAVAEQIDRLLIPNLEELYKALNNKVHEFKDIIKVGRTHLQDATPLTLGQEFSGYAVQIKKGIERVKSTLSNVYELAQGGTAVGTGINTKKGFAEDFAKEVAKITNFPFISAKNKFEALAANDALVELSGALNTVAVSLMKIANDIRLLGSGPRCGIGEIMLPENEPGSSIMPGKVNPTQCEAVTMVCAQVMGNHVAVTIGGSNGHFELNVFKPVIIYNVLQSIRLLADASLNFAEKCVVDIKANEERIKDLLNQSLMLVTILNTHIGYDNAAKIAKLAYKENITLKEAAAKLQLLTEEEFERIVKPEEMVG